tttttttaatcaatctattcttttaaaaaactaaggattgtttttgttttcttttaatttgttcactttttaaaacacttatttctaaaagtttacgagataaaattgaaaagataaatttaaaatcaattcttctccaaatttctttgttactaattattttttcgtTATTATAAAAGGTTATAATTGACTAATAAAAGGtgttacaaaaattaattcttGACTAAGATCatttactaaaagaaaaatatattttgaaacaatgttattaatttattacaaGCATgtacttttgaaagtttaaatttgatatttaatctttttccatTTGTTCAAGTAAGAACCTACGTggttttctcaaaatattttgtaggaATTAAACCTTCTTGAATACAATTTTGATATGCACTTGAGTCTATATTGCgcttttaaagtaattttgaaatcttctatttttagTGTAATTAGGCCGTACCATTTCTGAAAacttattcttaaaattaaattaattttaggatttagattacttaaaaaatcttttcctaaatataaatatttaaaattatcatttttttttaatttctaaaatttcatatttttggtgagaattgatttcaaattttaaatcatctATAGAAACGGTTGTGAAAgacttttttcataaattgttttcttctttggaGATGGTTTTTAAGAAGATTCTTCTGTTAAAAAATctctaaatgtttttaaaatacttctttttaaatcttcatttttgaaatatggttgattgtttgaaataataaatcttGTTTGGAAGttaaaactttatttcatttaaaacacATTTGCATGGATCTTTGATCCAACTACACTCTTGGTCTCTCATCAGAGGAAGATTGACTTGAAATTTCTGAATTGGTTTCATCTACAATTTCCTGCAACAATTGAAAGTCAGAAATATAAGATGAATATAAAGAATATTCttgttcatttatttcatggaTCCTTCTCTGTGGATACTTATTGGCATAACGTCATTTTCTGTATTTGTAACAAAAAACCATTTTGCTTgattttcctcttctttgaACTTCCTTCTGCTGGTTTTTTGATAGGTCTCTTGGTAATTTGGATACTTGTGAAACCTGGAGTATAAGGTTTGTTGTACCTATGGATTCTTCTCTAATTTGTGGATTTCATATTATAGTTCTTTGGacgaactttttttttttttttgaagaagaagaaccaaGTTCTTTGACTTTCTCAAATCCATCATTGAGAACATAAagtcttcatttcttttttatgaaaatttgaatgcTTTCGAactttagtttgaattttatctCATTGCAGATATCTAGACCACACTCTATGATTTTAGAGGTTAATTGAGCATAAGTAAGGCTTTTCCAAGGTATTTTCTCAAGGTGTATTTTGTTGAGGGAGTTGTAGACTCATTCTGCCATGAAGTTTGGAAATCCGTCAATGAACATTTCTTTCCAATGTCTGGCATTACAATCCCTAAAATTGTAAATTCTtaacaaaaacatttcttTGTACCATCTAAAGTTTCCCATAAACgaacattttataattttataattatttttctctgATTGTCTATATCAAAGTCACTTCCTAGGTCGAAGTGTATGTTGATTGTGTAGAGAAGAGCTTCTACAACGTCTTCTCCTATTTCTTGAGTTGTTGAAGTTCCATCTTCAACTTTAATCGTCCTTTTAATTCTCGTcctgtgttttttttattgattccCTTTGTTCACTGGTTAGGCAATGATCCCACCACATTTTGAGGCTTCCACTAAATCCATTGATTAATAGCGAAGCGACTTCTCCATTTGTACGATTGTTGAATTCATAGGATATGGAACAAGTTAACATATTATTcaatatgatataaatatgttattatgGAGTTCCGTCAATATTCCAAACATATATCGATTCTCCATTCAACTCAGTATTTATAGCATACCTTTGTCTTTGCTCTATTCCTTCTCTAGCAAATGAAGGTCGATGATGGAAATTAATTTGGTCTCTGCTATTAACaaaccttccaaaatttatcttGTTGATTTGTTTCTCTACTTCGTTGACTGaaagattttcaaaatcttccaAGAATTGAGTTGCATCTTCTTCATTAAGAACGTTAATTGAACTTTCGCTCCTTAGGTTGTTTAGACGATTATTGATTTCTTCaagaaacttttgtttttgagtttttattttaacattttctaagGGTTGGAAAAGATTATGAGATTCTTCAAGAGTAGGAAGGTTGAAAGACTTGGCTAGCAATTGAAGAAAGCATTTTGTTGGAATACTTATTTTGAACTTGGATGCTCTTTAGTTCTTTATTTGTAGGAGTCTTGTCCTCTTCAGAATCCTTCATCATTATTTGAATGTAGGAATAATCAAGTGCTTGTAAAGATGCTAGAGTGAAGCAGCCTTACAACCACAGGAGCGGATCCTAGTCGTTCCTTCAACAACGGGTCGAGCTCACTGAAGAACGCAATTATCTGGTGGACCGTGTCaagttatttcaaaaaattcacATTAGTAGGACTGATGAGTTTGTTTCACCGGAAGTAGAGGACGCACATGTAAGCTAAGTTTAccataaactttttattactttctaatttaattCTGATTATCTCTCCTAACTTATAACTTGTATCGTGCATAATCAAATGTTGGAACTTCAGTCTCAGCCCGTCTAGAGGGTTCTCAACCACTCTTTGAGGATGAGATATACGAGATCGTTTTGAATAGACGACAGAGCTACTCTAAAGGTCTTGGGTTGCGACCCCAAGTCCAAGTCCAGAAAGAATTCTACTTCCAATTCTTTCTCCTCTTATGACCACCAGGCACAAATAACATATGTTAGCGAACTAAGGGCCAACCTTGAAAATACTAACTGACTGATTGAAGAACAATGACTAAGGGAGGAGGACCAGGAtggaagaatggaagaaactgttcgaaaaatggaagagaacTATGCACATAAAATagaggagatgaagaagatgatcgAGGATATGAGTCGACGAGACAGAGAGTAGTGATCACTTGGGGTACGTATTATTCAACATTTAATGTGGTGTTATTTCCTATATGTGATATTCTAATTACTGTACTTTATGTCATTTATAGGTTTTGGCGTCTGCAACTAACTAATAGAAGATaagtgttgtttttttttaaaaaaattaatgtaattttttaaaacattaatgtaattgtaatttttgttatatatatttcataccTTGTGTTATAAactgtaattttttaattttcataatttgttGCAACTTTTGTTTCTTGCCTTACAAGGTAGAACCGAAAACAATACTTCAtgatagaaaaaacaaaaaacaaaataaattaataataaaaataaaataaataaataaaaagttaaaacctTAATCACGACGCATGACTGGTGTTGGGATAAGAAGTTTCCTCAACATTTGTGGTGGACGTCAGGGAAACTCTATCCCGCGCTATGTTAGAATTACTTTGTCCCCGACACATGACAATGACGTCGGGACAACGTTTCCCAGTGCACTGCAATGATGTCGGTCAAAAATCGACGTCAACTACGCATCGAAATTTGTTGCATCGGGTTTAATCATATGCTGACGATGTCCATGTTCGACGTCGGCTGAAGTTTCCTCGATGGAATCGACGTTCTTTTTTACGCAAGAATCGATGTCAGCAATACTTTGGCCGACGCACTATGAGTTTTTTCCGACGTTTTGCTACGTCGGGAGAACCCTAGATTTTTGTAgtgtaataattaataaaaataaaagggatTGATCAATAAACTATTAAGGATCCtaatttaaagataataatcGGACTTAATATTTCCACTGAATACTTAAGCTCGTTACTTAGTTTTAAGAGATTGAAATGATGTAACACTCTAGAGGGGGACATGAATGAATCAATGTCACATTTGAATGAGAGAGATCCCGATGACATGAAAGTAaggttaagaaagacttaaaaaaactaaaagttgcTATCTATACCAACAAGGTACATTATCCTTTTCGGTGCCTCAATCATAGAAAATCCAAAGCTAAACATGCTTAGCTTGGAGCATTTCTATGTTGAGTGACTAGAGAATTTTTctaggatgcatgtgagtgaggacGAAGCATTCTAAAAGGTTTCGTGTTGGTTTATGGGGATAATTTTAACTCTAATAAGCGTTTAAGACAAGTAAAGATGATGTTGCCAAGTTGCAGCACAAAAGttcttatattttagttttttatggTAGATGAATATAATAGCTAGTTACTCTTCTTTATTTACTCAAGTGACACTAacatgatattttcaaatataataaaaaaatacgaaagtatttacaaaatattgcaaaattgattaaattatatagaGCATTCAgaatttattgtaaatagtttttcttttctatctaTAAGAatgtgtaattaatttattaataaaagtataagtgttcatttaattgattttttagaaaGTGTTCATTTGATTGTATCAAAATAGctactaaaatttcatttagTCTAACTTTTTCACACTTAGACATTCATATTagattttggtattttataaacatatcatgttgcaaatatatCATTGAAGAATTAGGGAGGGAcatgaagtttttaaattaaaaaataatatcaaggacaaatattaaaaatttcaaaagtttaaaaattcaaaaaattgtaCTTGGGTGGATATATAAATGTTCAATTTGAATTACTTTTAACCATACGTttacttttataatattttatccaaatgttaatatataattaaaattaaaaaaatatacacgATCCAATGTACGTGGTCATAgaatagtttataaaaatatataaacacttcaaacacaaacttcATACATTTAAACAAAGCATATCATGcattcaaatatatacacatttcatttttataaaactactACCACCAATTTAACACTCGAAGAGACACACTGTTTCTCTTGTGTTAATAGGACGTCATAACACACCAAATTTGAATCCTAAATGGGAAAGCTCCAGCATTTAAGGATCTCATAGAAATTTTGATGATCAAAGTGATTGTCAGGTGGTGTCTCGCCTTGCACAACCGTGTGGAACCATCCTCAATAATGGCACTGAGAACGACATGTCGTTTCCTTGTGGTAGAATTTTCACACCTTACCAACTCTATCTTCCACTCCACACACTCCTTTCCAAACAATGTCCTTTGGATATTCCAACTTTGACTTTGACCcatctttgaattttgttcttttcaaaacttaatctattttcctaatttcttatttgtttacCATTTTAGTCTTGGAGGCTCTGAGTAACAGCTGGAATGTGATTATATCACTCATAATTTGAGAGCTGTTGGAATGTTTAAGTAATAGATGGGGACACCAAAATTGAATCACACAccaagaaaatagtaaaatagaaGGTTAGGGTTAAAACTTGTGAAAACgaaatgaattttgtattaCAAATCCAACAAAAACATTACATTTGGTTACAAATCCATTCCTACGAGTGCTCaaatgacatttaaaatttgaaggagTGCGgtgtttaagtttttaaattttactgtAACTCTGAATctataattatataagtaAATGTTGCTAACAcactatttattaataaatgatgacTGTGGGAGTAGTAGTCTGagtgcaatttttaaaagaaagaaaaaaaaaatgaaatacgCCAATTTAAAGCAGAGTCTAAACAGGGCAGAAAGATGGTAACAACTAAGaatatatttcaaactaattaagaATGAGACCATAGTGAGAAGAATATATGATgcaacaacaaacaaatagCAAAAGCAAATGGATTACAACAAAAGCTGGATCTAGGTAGAGATTTATTCGATGGTTGAATGAATGACCCATTTTCCTTGCTTCCACAGACAGTGACTCCAAGTTTTTGGGCAGTGATGGCTTCAGAAGGGCTAAAACAAAGGCTTGGATTTCCAGTAAGATCCAAGTTTTTTCCCAATCTTTTCAAGAAACTTGAGTTGAAAGGGACAGCACCACTGAGTGAGTTTCTACTAAGATTCAAGTGATAAATATGAGAAAGACCACTGAATCCAACTGGGATTTGACCACTTAAATGATTGTTTTGCAGTGATAAAGTGGtcaagttttttaaaagtgaaaagCTTGGAGGAATAATACCAGAATAGCCACAACTTGCAAGCCTAAGTTCTTGTAGTTTCACTAATTCACCAAATGCTAAAGGCAGAGGAGTTTGCATTGGATTATCATCCATAATGAAATATTGCAAGTTTTGCAACTTTTCAAGTCCTTCTGGGAAATACCCACGAAATTGATTGCTACTCAAAGCCAAAAACACCAAAGAATTAAGCTTCACAATGGAATCAGGTATGTTGAAAGTGAGTGAATTTGAGCTCAAGTCAAGTTTTTGAAGCAAACCCAGTTGACCAATTGTGGTTGGGATTGGTCCATTGAGTGAATTATAGCTCAAATCCAAACCTTCAAGGCTTCTAAGATTCCCCAACTCAATTGGTATACTACCTGTCAGCATATTGTAACTCAAGTCAAGATGCACTAACGACACCAACTCAAAAACCTCGTTCGGAATTGCACCGAAAAGTCGGTTTTGAGACAATGTGAGTATCTTCAAGGACTTGAGAGACGAAAGTCGAGACGGGATCGGGCCGGTAAGCGCCGGGTTGGACCGAAGGCTAAGTTGTTGTAAAGAAGAGTTAGAGAAGGGGGAAATAGAGAGAGTGGTATTGGTTTGAGTGAAgcaattgaagaagaagagagaatgaAGGTGAGGGAGATCAAAGATGAATGAAGGGAAAATAGCAGTAGGTTTACAAGAAGGATATGGGTAAGTACCAAAGTCAAGCCTTGAGACATGAAAGAGATTAGTATTGTTAATAAAAGATGATTTGCACTCTAATCCAGGCCAAGAAGAGCCAGGTTGACAAGGGTTAGGATAAGAAAGCCTCCAATTTTGATCAGTAGACATGGAATCCATGATTTTGAAGAGAGTTTCAAGTTCAAAAGGAAGCATGGAAATGGGTGCAAGATTGTTAGCAAGAATAggggaaaagagagaaagtagaaggaagaaaaaacagtACATTTTGTTGAGGATTTTTTGGGAGTGAATGGTCAATTTCAAAGAGGAGTTGTTTGGTTGGTTATGGTTCTTATGAGTGATGAAGTTATGAGAATGGAAAatgatttcatttcaaatgGGATAAAGGTGAAGAGAGATGGGAAGATGTGATTGAAGTGATAGGTGGGGTAGTGGTAAGTAATTGGTATTTTTGtgacattatttattttggattgggaatttgaaaaataatgtagTCTTGGGgtctacaatattttttttatttcaaaaaatgaacCTAAAAGAGAGCTTATGTTTCAGCTTTTTGGATACataagttttttgttttctaatttaattagcaTTAGAGTTATTTACAAGGTTTCCAATTTTTATCTACCagtcaacattttttttaaacaaaatgaatcaaatcaCTCTACAAACACAACCAACTATACCTAAAACCCTCAATTCCACATTCTCCTTATATCATACAGAAATGATACAATATAATGACCAAAGATTTCAAAAATGTAGgtctaatattaatattaatgagACTGAAATAGGAATGGGTTAATTTAACTATgaatatttttacatttgttttataatatttctatcaaaattttatctcaATCCTCAATTCATATCCATACTTAATATCAAAGGTATAGAGAAATGATTTGAATCGTTTgtccatattttattttgatgagaggtaggaaagaagaaaaaagttcaaacaatCCACTATCGAGTATCATTGTTACTAAATCAAGTAGTCAAAGTCCCTCGTAGTTTTTAGAGGAATAGTAGTTGGTAGCAAGAaggtttaaattttcaatttaaagaatgaaaaaacaaGGTTGCATACTagtatgatatattttaaactttgtgtCAAAGTAACTTTAGCTTAGTAATCAACATGAACTACCATTTTAGAGGAAGGTTGGATGCCATTTCAAAGaatcaaacacaaaacaatTCCTGAACAAGTTTCTTTTATCGTTATATTACAAaatggagaggaaaaaaaaaaggttaaaacaAGTTAACAAATATGATTAACATTAACATCTAATTACtgaatagaaaataaataaaacaaaaaatgtgaataatttgattatagTTCCAAGAAGGAAGAAACAGAGCATTAAGAAGTTAGCCACAATAATCAAGTAAGACACCTCgttatcatttatatttctGATACTTTCTTTCCCTCACACTGCCCTTTGGAGACCACTCTTGAACTTCACCATACAAAATGGGTATTCATTTCAATAGCCACCATCCAATACATTGGAACTTTAACCCATAAAAGTTGTTAAATTGTGATTTTTGTCTCTTGGCCTCCAACTTCCCAATCCAACCAAGACAAATCCTAAAGCATCACAGAAAATCATGGTCGttaatatattcatataaaaattgtagaaaaataaaagcttgATGTCCAAATTTCATGCAGTGATAAAATGTTAAACTAATCATTCTCTGAATTCAAGGTCTGAGTTTCAACCTGAATAATAATTCCAGTGACTATTTcacatttaaaaatgatatgttTTTCACATCCATCCATCTCTAAACTTACTTCAATTTTACAAGACAAACCATTTGGTCAAACTACATGAATTTAATCCACACATTTATtgaaactctttttcttttaacctcTGAGTCATTTATtgaaactcttttttttttctaccaCTAGATCAACATGATTTATTTCTCTCTACAATTTCTTattcatggtttttttttctagataaaaatttgatcatagccaatttagtttttgaaaacttgttTCAGTTTTCAATAAGTGGATTTGGTTTAAAAGGTATCAAATTATTACCAAACTGCAACCAGTTTTCTATACAAATGTGAAAAGTTAAAGGGTTGAtattccataaaaaaattaaattaccaaTTAAGTCTCAAAATTTGAGTTTCAGAACAATTTGGTctagaaattttcaaattacaatcTTAGTTTCCAATTACAATATTAGTTTCCAAGctctcaaattttataaaatttacaaatccaatttttcttaaaaattttataaaatttacaaatccaaattttcttaaaagtttaaggttaTGTTAGAAGGTATTTGACAACTTAggtaatttgaaatttagtttaaggCTCTGGTAGAAGGGAGAAAttagtttacaaaatttttcaatttattagaaatctaccaaacataaaattgagtTCATACACCTAGTAAGCAAGAGATTGAAAGATTAGGGACATTAATGATTTCCAACGTTCAAGAACCAAATAAGAATATTCAACTTTGCACAAATTATGTACAGTAAAACAGTGAACTGCCAAAAGCTTTTAGCTCAATAGATATGAAGAAAGCCCCAAAACGACGCTGAATATGGTCTCAACAAGAAGTGGATCCAGATAGCTAAGCACTATTAACCACATTTCTTGGAGTGAAATGACAACCAAGAAAACAGGATAAAGAAAAGGTTGGTCTTCTGAAGAACTTAGCCTCAAaacaaatgcaaaattaaTTCAGGCTTATAACAATCTGACCCAGAAATAGATCAGAACCTGAAACTGGGAGAGAGTCCTTTTGCAATCAGATTTATGGGTCCCTTTGGCCCTTTGGCCCTATGGCcctttaccttttttttttcttttttttttttttttctggtcTGAAGTCACCAAAGAggatagaagaaaagaagaatcaaaTAAGAACCCTCGAGTCTACTTTATAggtttataatataaatatttgggGTGAGCTATTAGAAACCAACAAAGGGAATCAATCACTCCTGGAATGAACAGCAAAATTGGGCAGAAACTGACTTATCTAAAATGGACCATCTGTTTACTGCAGTTCTTCAGACTGACCCAAACAcagtttagaaaaatattcagCAACGAAAATAACTTCACGAAGATATTACCTACAGTGATTGTATTGTAAGATGCAAATTATTGGGGATTCTATAGAAAAGATTCTCACCAGTAGTGGTAGCAAACGATTGTTTCCTTTTGGGCTATCCTACTTGCTTCAAGTACTTCCATGTGTGCTCTGTGACACGAGGGAAAGTTTGAATATATATCTTATCATGAAACCAAacttaaaattagataaataaagtgtaaaaaataaaaattttgtagCTTACCAATTACGATTGATGGGGCAAAAAATGTAGTATCTTAACCTATCAATATGTAGTAGAAAAGAATTTACATCCCAAGGTTCATCAGACAGcttcaaaaaatttaagcATCAGCCTTGGGCTGCTGCATATTCATCTGTCAAAAGGGGAAATGAAAGTAGATTTTAACCTTGACAGAAGGAGGACcaagaaaagtaaaaggaagaaaattgaatacaCACAATTGCATCTCACACACAGTTCTATCACATACTAATCTGCAGTTTTCAGTGACTGAAGGttgtcaaaataataatacctttgtttaatgtaaatattgttatttccTTTCTGCATTATATCCTCGTGAGGTACAACAAATGATGACTCTGAAATAATTTCAGCAGCTAGTTCACCTGTCTGAGGAGAGCTCTTAATAGAGCTATGGCAAAGCTCTGAATTGTCAACATTGTTACCTGTGCCTGGAAACTTTGGCATATTAACATCCTTGGTTGAATGATAATTGGCTTCCTTAGATGTAGAAAAATGCGGTGTATCACCAGCATCCATTGCACCACAAATCTGGGTATTTGTAACTTCATTGATTGCATCAGATAAATGCAGGTCATCAACATCCTTAGGTGCGACGCATAGCTCAGCTTCATCAAGTTTAATATCAGCATGGGTTAACTCAGCCATATTTCCCCCAGCAGCATTATGTATCATGTCAGAATGGTCAACCCCTATGTTGGCCTCACATAACTGCATACTATCATCCTCATCAACTTCATGAAT
This DNA window, taken from Cucumis sativus cultivar 9930 chromosome 6, Cucumber_9930_V3, whole genome shotgun sequence, encodes the following:
- the LOC101219887 gene encoding receptor like protein 29: MYCFFFLLLSLFSPILANNLAPISMLPFELETLFKIMDSMSTDQNWRLSYPNPCQPGSSWPGLECKSSFINNTNLFHVSRLDFGTYPYPSCKPTAIFPSFIFDLPHLHSLFFFNCFTQTNTTLSISPFSNSSLQQLSLRSNPALTGPIPSRLSSLKSLKILTLSQNRLFGAIPNEVFELVSLVHLDLSYNMLTGSIPIELGNLRSLEGLDLSYNSLNGPIPTTIGQLGLLQKLDLSSNSLTFNIPDSIVKLNSLVFLALSSNQFRGYFPEGLEKLQNLQYFIMDDNPMQTPLPLAFGELVKLQELRLASCGYSGIIPPSFSLLKNLTTLSLQNNHLSGQIPVGFSGLSHIYHLNLSRNSLSGAVPFNSSFLKRLGKNLDLTGNPSLCFSPSEAITAQKLGVTVCGSKENGSFIQPSNKSLPRSSFCCNPFAFAICLLLHHIFFSLWSHS